A region of Natribaculum luteum DNA encodes the following proteins:
- a CDS encoding winged helix-turn-helix domain-containing protein, whose protein sequence is MPTPAHEVDESTPVDPFEIVSNETRLEIVRALSEHLRSNGWESELSYSTLRERVGIRDKGNFNYHLGELRGTFVERGADGYRVTFAGFEIAKAIEVGAWATHEQRGPVEVGTAPLADGDDPLTAVYDDSRVQVSDDEGRLLFQHALRPSGVADREMEAIVDTMATVWLADVELMIDGVCAYCHGPTDRSVERTKKLPWAHSLVVACPECGPVARVPVGLAIVDHPAVVSFHWDHGIDLRDRRFWELEFLDDDAVAVLENDPVRLRIDVSLEGDRLAVTIDENARVVAIERDDA, encoded by the coding sequence ATGCCTACCCCCGCACACGAAGTGGACGAGTCGACGCCGGTCGATCCGTTCGAGATCGTAAGCAACGAGACGCGCCTCGAGATCGTCCGAGCGCTTTCCGAGCACCTGCGTTCGAACGGCTGGGAGAGCGAACTCTCGTACTCGACGTTGCGCGAGCGCGTCGGCATCCGCGACAAGGGGAACTTCAACTACCACCTCGGCGAACTCCGCGGGACGTTCGTCGAGCGCGGTGCTGACGGCTATCGGGTGACGTTCGCCGGGTTCGAGATCGCGAAGGCCATCGAGGTCGGCGCGTGGGCGACCCACGAGCAGCGCGGTCCGGTCGAGGTCGGGACTGCGCCGCTCGCCGACGGCGACGATCCGCTGACTGCGGTGTACGACGACAGCCGCGTTCAGGTGTCCGACGACGAGGGACGGCTGCTCTTTCAACACGCGCTCCGTCCGTCCGGCGTCGCCGACCGGGAGATGGAGGCGATCGTCGACACTATGGCCACGGTCTGGCTGGCCGACGTCGAGTTGATGATCGACGGGGTCTGTGCGTACTGTCACGGACCGACGGATCGATCGGTCGAGCGCACGAAGAAGCTACCGTGGGCGCACTCGCTCGTCGTGGCCTGTCCCGAGTGCGGGCCAGTCGCGCGCGTTCCCGTCGGTCTCGCGATCGTCGACCACCCCGCCGTCGTCTCGTTTCACTGGGATCACGGGATCGACCTGCGTGATCGGCGCTTCTGGGAACTCGAGTTTCTCGACGACGACGCCGTGGCCGTCCTGGAGAACGACCCCGTGCGGCTACGGATCGACGTCTCGCTCGAGGGCGACCGACTCGCGGTCACGATCGACGAGAACGCTCGCGTCGTCGCGATCGAACGGGACGACGCGTGA
- the mfnA gene encoding tyrosine decarboxylase MfnA, giving the protein MQAEPQAFDRVLSSMCTRPHPAAREAAERFLATNPGDPGTYPTVATLEEEAIAHLGEIVGLADPAGYVASGGTEANIQAVRIARNQASTDDPNVVMPASGHFSFRKAANVLGVELRVVPLDEGLRADVDAVSQCVDEDTALVVGVAGSTEYGRVDPIPELAAAAQEVDALFHVDAAWGGFVLPFTDHEWNFEHAPVDTMTIDPHKMGQAAVPAGGLLAREEALFDELAVDTPYLESTSQATLTGTRSGGGVASAVAAIEELWPGGYHAQYDRSQTNAEWLADALTERGFDVVDPELPLVAASISEPLFEALRGEGWRISRTGDGELRVVCMPHVTREMLESFVADVDRLAARTRVAVSSDD; this is encoded by the coding sequence ATGCAGGCCGAGCCGCAAGCGTTCGACCGGGTGCTCTCGTCGATGTGTACCCGACCGCACCCGGCAGCGCGCGAGGCGGCCGAACGATTTCTCGCGACCAATCCGGGCGATCCCGGAACCTACCCGACCGTCGCGACCCTCGAGGAGGAGGCGATCGCCCACCTCGGCGAGATCGTCGGTCTCGCCGATCCCGCCGGCTACGTCGCGAGCGGTGGCACGGAAGCGAACATCCAGGCGGTCCGGATCGCCCGGAATCAGGCATCGACGGACGACCCGAACGTCGTCATGCCGGCGTCGGGCCACTTCAGCTTCCGGAAGGCGGCCAACGTCCTCGGCGTCGAGTTGCGAGTCGTTCCGCTCGACGAGGGGTTGCGGGCCGACGTCGACGCCGTCTCCCAGTGTGTCGACGAGGACACCGCACTCGTCGTCGGCGTCGCGGGCTCGACCGAGTACGGCCGCGTCGACCCGATCCCTGAACTGGCCGCGGCCGCACAGGAGGTCGACGCCCTGTTCCACGTCGATGCCGCGTGGGGTGGGTTCGTCCTCCCGTTTACGGACCACGAATGGAATTTCGAGCACGCCCCCGTCGACACGATGACGATCGACCCCCACAAGATGGGACAGGCGGCCGTCCCGGCCGGCGGCTTGCTCGCCCGCGAGGAGGCGCTGTTCGACGAACTCGCCGTCGACACGCCCTACCTCGAGTCGACTTCGCAGGCGACGCTCACCGGCACCCGGTCGGGCGGCGGCGTCGCGAGCGCCGTCGCAGCGATAGAAGAACTGTGGCCTGGAGGCTACCACGCCCAGTACGACCGCTCGCAGACGAACGCCGAGTGGCTCGCAGACGCCCTCACAGAGCGCGGATTCGACGTCGTCGACCCCGAACTCCCGCTCGTGGCGGCCTCGATCTCCGAACCGCTGTTCGAGGCGCTCCGCGGGGAGGGATGGCGCATCTCCCGGACCGGCGACGGCGAGTTGCGCGTCGTCTGTATGCCCCACGTCACTCGCGAGATGCTCGAGTCGTTCGTCGCCGACGTCGACCGACTCGCCGCCCGGACTCGAGTGGCGGTCTCGAGCGACGACTGA
- a CDS encoding MTH865 family protein, with product MADEAELREQMIEAFEGADYPISSPMDLVPALPDGPGTTFESGDFSMTAMELNTKLSGGDFPYESVDDFVDDVLEELNENDYI from the coding sequence ATGGCAGACGAAGCCGAACTCCGCGAGCAGATGATCGAGGCGTTCGAAGGCGCAGACTACCCGATCTCGAGTCCGATGGACCTCGTCCCCGCGCTCCCCGACGGCCCGGGAACGACGTTCGAATCCGGCGACTTCTCGATGACGGCGATGGAACTGAATACCAAACTCTCCGGCGGCGACTTCCCCTACGAGAGCGTCGACGACTTCGTCGACGACGTCCTCGAGGAGTTAAACGAGAACGACTACATCTAG
- a CDS encoding ABC transporter ATP-binding protein produces MTDRAIVAEELTKRYRDDLAVDGLSLSIQPGSVYGFLGPNGAGKTTTMRMLTSLTTPTAGSATVAGVPITDRGSLTERIGYLPADPPVFEELTGREHLRYVTRLHELPEDATRRRVEDLLERFDLLEDADRRIAGYSTGMRKKVGIIGAVIHEPDVVFLDEPTSGLDPRAARTVRNTLAALADREMTVFLSTHVLPVVDELADVVGVIDDGTLVAEAPPDELKRRVETTGDASLEAAFLDVTRTDQQARDRREPDENRRDIDA; encoded by the coding sequence GTGACCGACCGCGCGATCGTCGCCGAGGAACTCACGAAACGCTACCGCGACGACCTCGCCGTCGACGGCCTCTCGCTGTCGATCCAGCCGGGATCGGTGTACGGCTTTCTCGGCCCGAACGGGGCCGGCAAGACGACGACGATGCGAATGCTGACGTCGCTTACGACGCCAACTGCCGGCAGCGCCACGGTCGCCGGCGTTCCGATAACCGATCGTGGATCGCTCACCGAACGGATCGGCTACCTGCCCGCCGATCCGCCCGTGTTCGAGGAACTCACCGGCCGAGAGCACCTCCGGTACGTCACCCGGCTCCACGAACTCCCCGAGGACGCCACGCGACGGCGGGTCGAGGACTTGCTCGAGCGGTTCGACCTCCTCGAGGACGCCGATCGGCGCATCGCCGGGTACTCGACGGGAATGCGCAAGAAAGTCGGAATCATCGGCGCAGTGATACACGAGCCCGACGTCGTCTTTCTCGACGAACCGACCAGCGGTCTCGATCCGCGCGCTGCCCGGACCGTCCGGAACACGCTCGCCGCACTCGCGGACCGAGAGATGACCGTCTTCCTCTCGACGCACGTTCTTCCCGTCGTCGACGAACTCGCCGACGTCGTCGGCGTCATCGACGACGGCACGCTCGTCGCCGAGGCCCCGCCGGACGAACTGAAACGACGCGTCGAGACGACTGGCGACGCGAGCCTCGAGGCGGCATTTCTGGACGTGACTCGAACTGACCAGCAGGCTCGAGACCGACGCGAGCCGGACGAAAATCGGCGTGATATCGATGCGTAA
- a CDS encoding GYD domain-containing protein, translating into MATYASLVRTADRDVQNAQELASIWGEIRTEIAEHEAELLDSYAVLGEWDFLVVFDAPDREGAFKAALTLRRHDLSAQTMPVTDTDAFAHLVDEI; encoded by the coding sequence ATGGCCACGTACGCCTCACTCGTCCGAACCGCCGACCGGGACGTCCAGAACGCACAGGAACTGGCGTCGATCTGGGGCGAGATACGGACCGAAATCGCCGAACACGAGGCCGAACTGCTCGACTCCTACGCCGTCCTCGGGGAGTGGGACTTCCTCGTCGTCTTCGACGCCCCCGACCGGGAAGGGGCGTTCAAGGCGGCGTTGACACTGCGCAGACACGACCTGTCGGCCCAGACGATGCCGGTCACCGACACCGACGCGTTCGCTCACCTGGTCGACGAAATCTGA
- a CDS encoding sodium-dependent transporter: MSSVDVPREKWATRVGFILAAVGSAVGLGNIWRFPFQVGQEGGGAFVVIYLLFVLGIGFPAILVEFVIGRHTERNPVGALKRLGSGVWTYVGWLFVFTGFVILSYYSVVGGWTLRYFALGLQNGYVAEVEAAGAQFGGFATGLDAILLHAVFMGAVIAIVGMGVRRGIELAVKVMVPAIIVITLGMAAYAFSLEGASEAYSYYLAPDLSLIAAEWTSILPAAAGQAFFTLSLGMGVMITYASYIGEDENLVQDGAIILGFDTLIAFTTGLVVFPILFTAGVDPASPGAGAIFVSLAAAFADIQFGWLLGAVFFGTVAIAALSSAISIMEVLVSYLIDEKGVDRKVATVVLGGGLFLLGIPSALDLTMLNLFDLLANGILLVLGSLLLALFVGWIATGFAVDELQRGISGAGTYGNVWIWLVRIPVVAVLLVVLALGIVEYANFLTGDFTEWLADL, translated from the coding sequence ATGAGTTCCGTAGACGTCCCGCGTGAAAAGTGGGCGACACGTGTCGGGTTCATCCTCGCGGCCGTCGGGAGCGCCGTCGGCCTCGGCAACATCTGGCGCTTTCCGTTCCAGGTCGGACAGGAAGGTGGTGGCGCGTTCGTGGTAATCTACCTGCTGTTCGTCCTCGGAATCGGGTTCCCGGCGATCCTCGTCGAGTTCGTCATCGGCCGGCACACCGAGCGAAACCCGGTCGGTGCGCTGAAACGACTGGGCAGCGGCGTTTGGACGTACGTCGGGTGGCTGTTCGTGTTCACCGGCTTCGTCATCCTCTCGTACTACAGCGTCGTCGGCGGCTGGACGCTCCGGTACTTCGCGCTCGGACTCCAGAACGGGTACGTCGCCGAGGTCGAGGCGGCTGGTGCACAGTTCGGCGGATTCGCGACCGGCCTCGACGCGATCCTCCTTCACGCCGTCTTCATGGGTGCCGTGATCGCCATCGTCGGGATGGGGGTCCGGCGGGGGATCGAACTCGCGGTGAAGGTGATGGTCCCTGCGATCATCGTCATCACGCTCGGCATGGCTGCCTACGCGTTCAGCCTCGAGGGGGCGAGTGAGGCGTACTCGTACTACCTCGCGCCCGACCTGAGCCTGATCGCCGCCGAGTGGACGAGCATCCTCCCCGCCGCGGCCGGGCAGGCGTTCTTTACCCTCTCGCTGGGGATGGGCGTGATGATCACCTACGCCTCGTACATCGGCGAAGACGAGAACCTCGTCCAGGACGGAGCGATCATCCTCGGGTTCGACACGCTGATCGCCTTCACCACCGGGCTGGTCGTCTTCCCGATTCTCTTTACCGCCGGCGTCGACCCCGCCAGTCCCGGTGCCGGGGCGATCTTCGTCAGCCTCGCCGCGGCGTTCGCCGACATCCAGTTCGGCTGGCTGCTCGGGGCCGTCTTCTTCGGCACCGTCGCCATCGCCGCCCTCTCGAGTGCGATCAGCATCATGGAGGTCCTCGTCTCCTACCTGATCGACGAGAAAGGCGTCGATCGCAAGGTCGCGACGGTCGTCCTCGGCGGCGGACTGTTCCTCCTCGGCATCCCGTCCGCACTGGATCTGACGATGCTCAACCTCTTCGACCTGCTCGCCAACGGAATCTTGCTGGTGCTCGGCTCGCTGTTGCTCGCGCTGTTCGTCGGCTGGATCGCGACCGGCTTCGCCGTCGACGAACTGCAGCGGGGAATCAGCGGTGCCGGCACGTACGGTAACGTCTGGATCTGGCTCGTCCGGATTCCGGTCGTCGCCGTCTTGCTCGTCGTCCTCGCACTGGGAATCGTCGAATACGCGAACTTCCTGACGGGCGACTTCACGGAGTGGCTCGCTGACCTCTGA
- the ppsA gene encoding phosphoenolpyruvate synthase, protein MAVLWLDEIGADDLEKVGGKGASLGELTGAGLPVPPGFVVTAGTYRSFIEEAGIDDELFEAVDVDVDDSSALAAAADHAQELITETPFPETLREEILEAYRDVGDGEAFVAVRSSATAEDLPDASFAGQQETFLNVTADDLLDRVRRCWASLFTQRAIYYRQEQGFDHSAVNIAVVVQQMVDAEKSGVMFTSHPSTGEPTMIIEAAWGLGEAVVSGAVSPDNYVVSREDGTVDVTVADKKVLHEKDEETGETVEREVPEKKRDQRVLSDEEIERLVELGEQVEDHYETPQDVEWAMVDDEDYMLQSRPITTISDEGATAADSSGANAAPGVTDGSGSVTAETTADAGSAGDVLVDGLGSSPGAVTGAARIIGKLDELDKVGEGDIIVTEMTTPDMVPAMKRAAGIVTDEGGMTSHAAIVSRELGVPAVVGAGNATTILEDGQVVTLDGDKGSITEGREETETEHDPVEEVKPQSPVKPMTATEVKVNVSIPEAAQRAAATGADGVGLLRIEHMILSLNQTPAKYVEEHGEDAFVGELVDGIRNVADEFYPRPVRVRTLDAPTDEFRQLEGGEDEPDEHNPMLGYRGIRRSLDRPDVFAYELEAFRRLFEMGYDNVEIMFPLVNDAEDVLGAKRLMEDAGIDPKKRSWGVMIETPAAALGVEEMADAGIDFASFGTNDLTQYTLAVDRNNENVAGRFDELHPAVLRLIGDVIETCRERGVDTSICGQAGSKPEMAQFLVKQGVSSISANIDAVRDVQHEVKRVEQKLLLDSVR, encoded by the coding sequence ATGGCTGTACTCTGGCTGGACGAGATCGGCGCCGACGACCTGGAGAAGGTCGGCGGCAAAGGCGCTTCTCTGGGTGAACTTACAGGGGCTGGCTTGCCCGTTCCGCCCGGGTTCGTGGTCACGGCCGGGACCTATCGCTCGTTTATCGAAGAGGCTGGTATCGACGACGAACTGTTCGAGGCCGTCGACGTCGACGTCGACGACTCGAGTGCGCTCGCGGCGGCGGCAGACCACGCACAGGAACTGATCACGGAGACGCCGTTTCCCGAAACGCTTCGCGAGGAGATCCTCGAGGCGTACCGCGACGTGGGCGACGGCGAGGCGTTCGTCGCCGTCCGTTCCTCGGCGACCGCCGAGGACCTGCCCGACGCCTCCTTCGCCGGACAGCAGGAGACGTTCCTCAACGTCACCGCGGACGACCTGCTCGACCGCGTCCGGCGGTGCTGGGCCTCGCTGTTTACCCAGCGGGCGATCTACTACCGACAGGAACAGGGCTTCGATCACTCCGCGGTCAACATCGCGGTCGTCGTCCAGCAGATGGTCGACGCCGAGAAGTCGGGCGTGATGTTTACCAGCCACCCCTCGACGGGTGAGCCGACGATGATCATCGAGGCGGCCTGGGGGCTCGGCGAAGCGGTCGTCTCCGGTGCCGTCTCGCCGGACAACTACGTCGTCTCCCGCGAGGACGGCACGGTCGACGTCACCGTCGCCGACAAGAAGGTCCTCCACGAGAAAGACGAGGAGACCGGCGAGACCGTCGAACGCGAGGTCCCCGAGAAGAAACGCGACCAGCGCGTCCTCTCGGACGAGGAGATCGAACGGCTGGTCGAACTCGGCGAGCAAGTCGAAGACCACTACGAGACGCCACAGGACGTCGAGTGGGCGATGGTCGACGACGAAGACTACATGCTGCAGTCCCGTCCCATCACGACGATCAGCGACGAGGGAGCCACGGCCGCCGACTCGTCGGGGGCTAACGCCGCACCGGGCGTCACCGACGGCAGTGGTAGCGTCACGGCCGAGACGACCGCCGACGCGGGCAGTGCGGGCGACGTCCTCGTCGACGGCCTCGGCTCGAGTCCGGGGGCGGTGACGGGTGCAGCCCGGATCATCGGCAAGCTCGACGAACTCGACAAGGTCGGCGAAGGCGACATCATCGTCACCGAGATGACGACGCCCGACATGGTGCCGGCGATGAAACGCGCCGCCGGGATCGTCACCGACGAGGGTGGGATGACCAGCCACGCCGCCATCGTCTCCCGCGAACTCGGCGTCCCCGCCGTCGTCGGCGCGGGCAACGCGACGACGATCCTCGAGGACGGGCAGGTCGTCACGCTCGACGGCGACAAGGGCTCGATCACCGAGGGGCGAGAGGAGACCGAGACTGAACACGACCCTGTCGAAGAGGTCAAACCCCAGTCGCCGGTCAAGCCGATGACCGCGACCGAGGTCAAGGTCAACGTCTCGATCCCGGAGGCTGCCCAGCGCGCGGCAGCGACCGGCGCAGACGGCGTCGGACTGCTCCGGATCGAGCACATGATCCTCTCGCTGAACCAGACGCCCGCGAAGTACGTCGAGGAACACGGTGAAGACGCGTTCGTCGGCGAACTCGTCGACGGCATCCGCAACGTAGCCGACGAGTTCTACCCGCGGCCCGTCCGCGTGCGCACGCTCGACGCGCCGACCGACGAGTTCCGCCAGCTCGAGGGCGGCGAGGACGAACCCGACGAACACAACCCGATGCTCGGCTACCGGGGCATCCGCCGCTCGCTCGACCGGCCGGACGTCTTCGCCTACGAACTCGAGGCGTTCCGCCGGCTGTTCGAGATGGGCTACGACAACGTCGAGATCATGTTCCCGCTGGTCAACGACGCCGAGGACGTCCTCGGAGCGAAACGGCTGATGGAAGACGCGGGAATCGACCCCAAGAAGCGCAGCTGGGGCGTGATGATCGAGACGCCCGCCGCCGCCCTCGGCGTCGAGGAGATGGCCGACGCGGGGATCGACTTCGCCTCGTTCGGGACGAACGACCTCACGCAGTACACGCTCGCGGTCGACCGGAACAACGAGAACGTCGCCGGCCGCTTCGACGAACTCCACCCCGCCGTCTTGCGGCTCATCGGCGACGTGATCGAGACCTGCCGCGAACGCGGCGTCGACACGAGCATCTGTGGCCAGGCCGGCTCGAAACCCGAGATGGCCCAGTTCCTCGTCAAGCAGGGCGTGAGTTCGATCTCGGCGAACATCGACGCGGTGCGTGACGTCCAACACGAGGTCAAACGCGTCGAACAGAAGCTGTTGCTCGATTCCGTTCGCTGA
- a CDS encoding cytochrome P450 — MSSPDQASGRNGTAETTTGTPLPPGPSGDPVVGCLRPFLRDPFSFYDDLAEFGDVVRWQLPGRRFTTLFHPDHVERVLVAESDRFERNVAGDFQVDFAPEGLLLNRGEQWRTQRTLMQPAFTMDRIRSYANPMVEYADRTARRWDDGQEVALNRDFSNLTLRILTKTLFDLEVGADGDDDEAVVAAARAINERVDVSRLTSFLPTWIPTPTNRRYRRALADYRERADGLIEERRHDGAGGEDLLSILLRAEGPDGATLSEEEIRDNLMTFMFAGHETTSLGLTYAFLLLSQHDDVLDRLRREHEEVLGDESPSFDHVPALEYTEAVVSESMRLHPPAHIITRRAKEDAVIDGYRIPEGTIVTLPQFRIHVDDRFYDDPDAFRPERWLDGSADERPEYAYFPFGAGPRHCIGMRFAMLEMQLVVAVLARRFDFELLSDPDPDVTAGGTHRPVEDVRVRLHDR; from the coding sequence ATGAGTTCGCCAGATCAGGCCAGCGGGCGAAACGGGACGGCGGAGACGACGACCGGAACACCACTCCCACCGGGTCCATCCGGGGACCCGGTCGTGGGGTGCCTCCGTCCGTTTCTCCGCGATCCGTTCTCGTTCTACGACGACCTCGCCGAGTTCGGGGACGTCGTGCGGTGGCAGCTTCCTGGTCGCAGGTTCACCACGCTCTTTCATCCGGACCACGTCGAACGGGTACTGGTCGCCGAATCCGATCGATTCGAACGGAACGTCGCCGGTGACTTCCAGGTCGACTTCGCCCCCGAGGGACTCCTGTTGAACCGGGGTGAGCAGTGGCGAACCCAGCGTACGCTGATGCAACCCGCGTTCACGATGGATCGCATCAGATCGTACGCGAATCCGATGGTCGAGTACGCCGATCGAACGGCCAGGCGGTGGGACGACGGTCAGGAGGTGGCACTCAACCGCGACTTCTCGAATCTCACGCTTCGCATCCTCACGAAGACGCTGTTCGACCTCGAGGTCGGCGCTGACGGAGACGACGACGAAGCGGTCGTCGCCGCGGCCAGGGCGATCAACGAGCGCGTCGACGTGAGCCGTCTCACGTCGTTTCTCCCGACCTGGATCCCGACACCGACGAACCGACGGTACCGGCGCGCACTCGCCGACTACCGGGAACGGGCGGACGGACTGATCGAGGAGCGTCGCCACGACGGAGCAGGCGGCGAGGACCTGCTCTCGATCCTGTTGCGCGCCGAGGGCCCCGACGGTGCGACCCTCTCGGAGGAGGAGATACGCGACAACCTGATGACGTTCATGTTCGCCGGACACGAAACGACCTCGCTCGGTCTCACCTACGCGTTTCTCCTCCTGTCCCAGCACGACGACGTGCTGGACCGCCTCCGTCGGGAGCACGAGGAGGTGCTCGGCGACGAGTCACCGTCGTTCGACCACGTTCCCGCTCTCGAGTACACCGAGGCCGTCGTCAGCGAATCGATGCGGTTGCATCCACCTGCACACATCATCACGCGACGAGCAAAGGAAGACGCTGTCATCGACGGCTACCGGATACCCGAGGGAACCATCGTGACACTCCCACAGTTTCGGATTCACGTCGACGATCGGTTCTACGACGATCCCGACGCGTTCCGACCCGAACGATGGCTCGACGGTTCGGCCGACGAGCGTCCCGAGTACGCCTACTTCCCGTTCGGGGCCGGTCCACGACACTGCATCGGGATGCGCTTTGCCATGCTCGAGATGCAACTCGTCGTCGCAGTGCTCGCTCGACGCTTCGATTTCGAGTTGCTGAGCGATCCCGATCCGGACGTGACGGCTGGCGGGACACATCGTCCCGTCGAGGACGTGCGCGTTCGTCTGCACGACCGCTGA
- a CDS encoding YgaP family membrane protein, which produces MEANVGGFDRTARLMLGSLLVVFGVGALADILSLGTVVGAVALVIGLVFLATGMTRLCLLYQVVGVDTCRRR; this is translated from the coding sequence ATGGAAGCGAACGTAGGCGGATTCGACCGGACAGCACGGCTCATGCTTGGATCGCTCCTCGTCGTCTTCGGAGTCGGCGCACTCGCGGACATCCTCTCGCTTGGGACGGTCGTCGGGGCCGTCGCACTCGTCATCGGTCTCGTCTTCCTCGCGACCGGCATGACCCGACTGTGTCTGCTCTACCAGGTCGTCGGCGTCGATACCTGCAGGCGGCGCTGA
- the metG gene encoding methionine--tRNA ligase, translated as MSHDDFPTDEPAVVTCGLPYANGDLHIGHLRGYIGADAFNRALQTLGQQSAYVCGSDMHGTPVAVNAEKEGVDPEEFALRWHEQYEETFPQFAVEFDNYGHTHDETNTETTREIVRTLDEEGYVYEKEIQVAYDPEADQYLPDRYVVGTCPYCGAKARGDECDEGCQRHLEPGEIENPQSSITGNPAEYRERTHKFFRVSEFADYLTEFLDDLEGTSNARNQPRQWIEEGLQDWCITRDMDWGIDYPNGEDDLVLYVWVDAPIEYISSTKQYTDRVGTDEYDWEDVWHEDGEVVHFIGRDIIQHHTIFWPAMLEGADYNAPRGIAATGFITIDGKGLSTSRNRAIWAREYLEEGFHPDLLRYYLMTTGGLQQDVDFSWSAFQEKVNGELVGTIGNFCYRSLLFAQRNYEGTPETDVSADVEERIEGAIGEVREAVNDYSLRGVGQAATRLAQFGNEYIQRNEPWKLTDDSPDEAAQVIRDCVQIAKAVGVLIEPIAPGKAQTLWEQLGEDGDVADAHLEDALEAPPRTFDEPDELFEKIEDERVEELEAKLEERIAEATGDAGAEETENDDTGSDEEKDMAETDDLEPLLEDRISFEEFQDLDIRVGRIEDAEGIEGADDLARLEVDIGFETRQVVAGIKQLHDLDELPGTKVVLLANMEPAELFGVESNGMILAAGEEADLLTTHGDADLGEKVR; from the coding sequence ATGAGCCACGACGACTTTCCGACTGACGAACCCGCAGTCGTGACCTGTGGGTTGCCGTACGCCAACGGCGACCTCCACATCGGTCACCTGCGGGGGTACATCGGTGCAGACGCGTTCAACCGCGCCCTGCAGACGCTGGGCCAGCAGTCGGCCTACGTCTGCGGGTCGGACATGCACGGGACACCCGTCGCGGTCAACGCCGAAAAAGAGGGCGTCGACCCCGAGGAGTTCGCGCTGCGCTGGCACGAACAGTACGAGGAGACGTTCCCGCAGTTCGCCGTCGAGTTCGACAACTACGGGCACACCCACGACGAGACCAACACCGAGACGACCAGGGAGATCGTCCGGACCTTAGACGAGGAGGGGTACGTCTACGAGAAGGAGATCCAGGTCGCCTACGACCCCGAGGCCGACCAGTACCTCCCCGACCGCTACGTCGTCGGGACCTGCCCGTACTGCGGCGCGAAAGCCCGCGGCGACGAGTGCGACGAGGGCTGTCAACGACACCTGGAGCCCGGCGAGATCGAGAACCCACAGAGTTCGATCACGGGTAACCCGGCCGAGTACCGTGAGCGCACGCACAAGTTCTTCCGCGTCTCCGAGTTCGCCGACTACCTGACCGAGTTCTTAGACGACCTCGAGGGAACCTCGAACGCGCGCAACCAGCCCCGTCAGTGGATCGAGGAGGGGCTCCAGGACTGGTGTATCACTCGCGACATGGACTGGGGAATCGACTATCCGAACGGCGAAGACGACCTCGTCCTCTACGTCTGGGTCGATGCGCCCATCGAGTACATCTCCTCGACCAAACAGTACACCGACCGCGTCGGCACAGACGAGTACGACTGGGAGGACGTCTGGCACGAGGACGGCGAGGTCGTCCACTTCATCGGCCGGGACATCATCCAGCACCACACGATCTTCTGGCCCGCGATGCTCGAGGGGGCAGACTACAACGCCCCACGCGGGATCGCCGCGACTGGCTTCATCACGATCGACGGGAAGGGGCTCTCGACCAGCCGCAACCGGGCGATCTGGGCCCGCGAGTACCTCGAGGAAGGCTTCCACCCCGACCTGCTGCGATACTACCTGATGACCACGGGCGGCCTCCAGCAGGACGTCGACTTCTCGTGGTCGGCCTTCCAGGAGAAGGTAAACGGCGAACTCGTCGGCACGATCGGGAACTTCTGTTACCGGAGCCTGCTTTTCGCCCAGCGAAACTACGAGGGCACGCCGGAGACGGACGTCTCGGCGGACGTCGAAGAGCGCATCGAGGGTGCGATCGGCGAGGTCCGCGAGGCCGTCAACGACTACTCGCTGCGCGGCGTCGGCCAGGCCGCCACCCGCCTCGCACAGTTTGGCAACGAGTACATCCAGCGCAACGAGCCCTGGAAGCTCACCGACGATTCGCCCGACGAGGCGGCACAGGTCATCCGCGACTGCGTCCAGATCGCGAAGGCCGTCGGCGTGCTCATCGAGCCGATCGCTCCCGGCAAGGCCCAGACGCTGTGGGAACAGCTCGGGGAGGACGGCGACGTCGCCGACGCCCACCTCGAGGACGCACTCGAGGCCCCGCCGCGAACTTTCGACGAACCCGACGAGCTCTTCGAGAAGATCGAAGACGAGCGCGTCGAGGAACTCGAGGCGAAACTCGAGGAGCGCATCGCGGAGGCGACTGGGGACGCGGGCGCGGAGGAAACCGAAAACGACGACACGGGGTCGGACGAAGAGAAAGATATGGCAGAGACGGACGATCTCGAGCCGTTGCTCGAAGACCGGATCAGTTTCGAGGAGTTCCAGGACCTGGACATCCGCGTCGGGCGGATCGAGGACGCCGAAGGCATCGAGGGCGCAGACGACCTGGCGCGTCTCGAGGTGGACATCGGCTTCGAGACCAGACAGGTCGTCGCCGGGATCAAGCAACTGCACGACCTCGACGAACTGCCCGGCACGAAGGTCGTGTTGCTGGCGAACATGGAGCCGGCCGAACTGTTCGGCGTCGAGTCGAACGGTATGATCCTCGCGGCGGGCGAGGAGGCCGACCTGCTGACGACTCACGGCGACGCCGACCTCGGCGAGAAAGTACGGTAA